GACCGCCGTGGGTGTGGCCGCTGAGCATCAGGGAGATCCGCGGGTCGCGGCAATACTCGGCGAAGTCCGGGTTGTGCGAGAGCACGATCGAGGCGTCGCCTTCGTCGGCGTTTTCGAGGGCCGCGTCGATCGATTGGACGTCGGTCCAGAGGTCTCCCACGCCGCCGATCCGAAGGCGGTCGCCGCCGCGACGGAGCCACCGGCCGGAGTTGTCGATCAACTCCAGCCCGGCGCGGTCCAACTGGGTGTGGCACTCGGGCGTGCTCTCCCCGTTGTCATGGTTCCCCAAAACGGCGAACCGGCCCATCGGGGCCTTCAGCTTCCCCATGACCTCGCAGACCGGCCCGATGAACCGCGGGCTCTTGGAGACGTAGTCGCCCCCCAGCAGCACCAGGTCGGGCTTCAGAGAATTCGTCCAGTCGACCACGTAACGGAGGTAATCCAGGCCGACGTAAGGCCCGTGGTGAAGGTCGCTGAGATAGGCGACCGACAGCCCCCGGAACGAGGCGGGCAAGTTGCGGACGGCGAGCGTCCGGCGCGTCAGGCGGCACCATTTGGCCTCCAGCAAGGGGTACGAAGCCCCCGCCGCCGAGGCCGCCGCTACGCCGATTGCCGCTCGCTTCCAGAAGCGCCGTCGGGAGATGCGTCCCGCCGGGCTCGCGTCCGCTTCGGGGACTTCAACCACGTTCGCCGCCATCGGCTGATCCGCCATGCCTTCGCGCCCTCGACGTTGCATGAAGGGGTCCATCCGCCTCGACGTCCCGGGTATTGTCGCCCCCAGACGACGTTCGGCAAGGGACGTTTCGGAGAGGAGACGTCGCCACAGAGCCTTGAGACTGGGTGACATCCCCCTTACAATCTGAGGATGGAGCGG
The sequence above is drawn from the Paludisphaera rhizosphaerae genome and encodes:
- a CDS encoding metallophosphoesterase; translation: MQRRGREGMADQPMAANVVEVPEADASPAGRISRRRFWKRAAIGVAAASAAGASYPLLEAKWCRLTRRTLAVRNLPASFRGLSVAYLSDLHHGPYVGLDYLRYVVDWTNSLKPDLVLLGGDYVSKSPRFIGPVCEVMGKLKAPMGRFAVLGNHDNGESTPECHTQLDRAGLELIDNSGRWLRRGGDRLRIGGVGDLWTDVQSIDAALENADEGDASIVLSHNPDFAEYCRDPRISLMLSGHTHGGQVVVPNVGAIILPSRFGRKYAEGLVEGPAYPVYVGRGVGTSGPPVRFYCRPEIVLLTLV